The DNA window ATCAAGTCCTCCTGTCCAGTAATGTTGATTTACAATAAGAATAATTCAAGTGTATAGGGCGGTACAGGCAGTTGAATTGTGgtaaagctgtgattaaaagaaataaaaatgcactgttgctgtgtttgtgtaatatGGTTTTTATGGCATTGGGCATGAAGGCCAGTTCACACTGAGTCCTCAGCTATAGTTTTCCAAGCCCTTTCAAAAGTCCTTGAGGATTTCCCGGTTTCATTCTCAAACATTTCTTATATGATTATCACACCAATAGTTAAAACATACGCTGTGAAAGCTTGGGGGGaggaatgtctgtgtgtttgtgtgcacgtactgtctgtcagacctgggttcaaattcTCAATGCTTCAGCTGTGCTTGATTAAGCTCACCTGGGTCAATGGAACCAGCggattaccccccccccccccccccattaaacCCTCAAActattgaaacaaaacaaatactatttgaacacaggtccgtgtgtgtgtgtgtgtttgaatacgTGGATAAAGCATGTAACATTAGATCAAAGTTCTGTGGGAGAATGTGTCGTAATTAAGGCTACTACGTCCACTCCCAAGTCCAACTGGCGTCATGTTCCTACATCCATGTGACTTTAGGCCATGGTGACGGCGAACATGTGTTTTTGAGGAGAgaagaaaacagacaaaaaaaaaaaaaacaacagaacgAGGCATGTCCGTGGTGGAAGCGCTGCTCAGCGAATGGACAGGCGTTTCTTTAGCCGCTATTCTGGCCCTATTGCACCGTGTTCTGCAGAAAGCACTGGTAGTGATGATGGATCTGTCCCAATATCCAGGGCGGACACCCTGTTTGAGCCTCTCCTCCGCGGAGCTCTTGTTCACGAGCAGCCGCAGCGGTCCACCACCATGGAGGGAATCTTGCCATAGATGATTTGCTCTTTGCGGTTAAAGTAGAGCATGTTGATGGGGGACATCTTGGTGGGGGTGCAGCAGGGCCCTGCGGTGCCCCGGGGGTTGGCCTTGTTCACCAGATGAGTGTGTGGGTACTTTTGCAGGTGCATGTACTCACACTCGCCAGAGCAGTAGTTGGCTTTGTAGCGCTTGGGGGCAATAATCCAGTCCCAGCCGAAATCTTCAAAGTCAACCGTGAGTGGGTAGCGGCAGCAGCGGGACTCGGGGGAGTTCTCGTCACAGTCCAAGCCTGAGTCTCTCCTGGAGCGCTTTGGGCTCTCGGAAATCTTTACTTCCATAAAGGGTTGCTGAAATGGCAGAATATAGAATGGTTCAAAACCATTAAACAAAAACCGGTTGACACATGTTAAAAGAAACTGTAGTTTGTTACCCCAATCTAACATCACTGATGCTTTTGTTATGCTATGGTGCATTACGTCATTGAGCTGAAGGGGATTTCAAAAAAAGAATTAAGGCTTGGATTGTTAAAAAAGTTCCAACTGAACCAGATGGGTGCTACCTGTACTCTATGCATTTTACTGAGTGAGGATATTTGGTCAGtccttaacaaaaatatattttaggctCAGGGGTCAAGTTTAGGCTTaggacaattatttttttagcGATGTTGAATTATAGGTGGCTAAAGCAAATAGTCACAAATAACGTCCTTAAAATAGTCATGTGCGTTTATATTGAGCTTTAAGTGCTTTAAttaaacacatgcacataaaaGCAAATCCACAGGGTAACAACGCCCCTTTTTAAATGAGCAATCAACCAACAAATGGGATTAAAAACAATGGTTCTAAATTAGTCTGagcaaacattttgacaaaatgttttttcagtcTCTTGACAAGGCTGTTTAGATGTTATTATTCCATTATTACACTAGTAAATGGGTTATGATTACTTCCCATTTAAAGATAAACTACTaaattatttgtaatatattttgatgGAAGATAAATCTAAACTCACCAGTCCTTCTCCCGCTTCTGCTGATGTAACAGCCAGATCATTTCCCTTCAAGTCAAAGGCATTAATCTCGATTCCCCAATTCGTCTCCGGTTGCCGTAGCCACACTGACAACACTTGTTTCACGTCGATACTTTGCCAAGAGCTGACTCCTGCATTCACGTCGATTTTAAGAAACCGGATCCGTATGTGCCTGCCCTCGTCCGTGACAGGCATCAGGCGGGAGATTTGCAGAAACACGGTGGTGACTTCGTCAGCTGGCAAAAGGTGCACCCATAGCTGCGCACTAACTATGCGGTTCGCCTGAATCTTCGAACTGAAGGAGAAAAAGCAACACTTGGGTTTCCGATCGACTTGGACGATGGGATCAGCTGGAGGAGAGAACAATAACTACAATTAGCCTACAATACGGAAATATCATCTCACATAT is part of the Esox lucius isolate fEsoLuc1 chromosome 16, fEsoLuc1.pri, whole genome shotgun sequence genome and encodes:
- the mstnb gene encoding growth/differentiation factor 8 codes for the protein MHLTQVLIYLSFMVAFGPVGLGDQMAHQQPPATDDGEQCSTCEFRQQIKTMKLNAIKSQILSKLRLKEAPNISRDVVKQLLPKAPPLQQLLDQYDVLGDDNKDGVMEEDDEHAITETIMTMATEPDPIVQVDRKPKCCFFSFSSKIQANRIVSAQLWVHLLPADEVTTVFLQISRLMPVTDEGRHIRIRFLKIDVNAGVSSWQSIDVKQVLSVWLRQPETNWGIEINAFDLKGNDLAVTSAEAGEGLQPFMEVKISESPKRSRRDSGLDCDENSPESRCCRYPLTVDFEDFGWDWIIAPKRYKANYCSGECEYMHLQKYPHTHLVNKANPRGTAGPCCTPTKMSPINMLYFNRKEQIIYGKIPSMVVDRCGCS